Proteins encoded by one window of Dioscorea cayenensis subsp. rotundata cultivar TDr96_F1 chromosome 20, TDr96_F1_v2_PseudoChromosome.rev07_lg8_w22 25.fasta, whole genome shotgun sequence:
- the LOC120251779 gene encoding S-type anion channel SLAH3-like: MASLVQSTESQILHAMSLAPTQQRSTSSIRPDVEANDSSLDKESKLSVLPEDYTWPFLLRFPVSSFGMCLGVNSQAILWKTLATAPSMKFLHVSLTANLILWFFALTLTFIISLIYILKIIYHFEAVRREYYHPIRVNFFFAPWLACLFLVLGVPPSVTKTLHPSLWYALMAPIFCLELKIYGQWIYGGHCRLSKGANPSSHLSIVGNFVGALLGASMGLKEEAIFSFAVGLAHYTVLFITLLQRLPTNQPLPQELHPVFFLFVVPPSVACMAWAKIQGHFDYLSKFAYFVALFLYVCLVVRIKLFRGFRFSLAWWAYTFPLTGAPIATIWYSNEEENLLTRSLSVALSSISTCALTAVFVSTVIHGFVLHDLFPNDIPIGITEKRPKSSKKLSYLKSIISSL; the protein is encoded by the exons ATGGCTTCACTTGTTCAATCAACTGAATCTCAAATTTTACATGCCATGTCTCTAGCACCAACTCAGCAAAGATCAACAAGCAGCATTAGACCAGATGTGGAGGCTAATGACTCATCATTAGACAAG GAATCAAAATTATCAGTTCTTCCTGAAGACTACACTTGGCCTTTTCTTCTTCGATTCCCTGTATCGTCCTTTGGAATGTGTCTCGGAGTTAATAGCCAAGCAATTCTTTGGAAGACATTAGCCACTGCACCATCCATGAAATTCCTGCATGTCAGCTTGACTGCAAACCTCATTCTCTGGTTCTTTGCACTTACATTGACATTCATTATCTCCTTGATCTACATTCTGAAAATCATTTACCACTTTGAAGCAGTGAGAAGAGAGTACTATCATCCAATCAGAGTCAATTTCTTCTTTGCTCCATGGCTTGCCTGCCTTTTCTTAGTACTTGGTGTTCCACCATCAGTTACTAAAACACTTCATCCTTCTCTCTGGTATGCTTTAATGGCACCAATCTTTTGCCTTGAGCTCAAAATCTATGGTCAATGGATATATGGAGGCCACTGCAGGCTCTCAAAGGGTGCAAATCCATCAAGTCACCTATCAATAGTCGGAAACTTTGTCGGTGCATTGCTAGGTGCATCAATGGGACTCAAAGAAGAAGCTATATTCTCCTTTGCTGTTGGATTAGCTCACTACACTGTCCTGTTCATCACTCTGCTCCAAAGGCTCCCAACAAATCAGCCTCTCCCGCAAGAGCTTCATCCtgtgttcttcttgtttgtgGTTCCACCTAGTGTTGCTTGCATGGCATGGGCAAAGATCCAAGGACACTTTGATTACCTTTCTAAGTTTGCTTACTTTGTTGCTCTCTTCCTCTATGTTTGTCTT GTTGTGAGGATTAAGTTATTCAGAGGATTCAG GTTTTCTCTAGCATGGTGGGCATATACCTTTCCATTGACTGGTGCACCAATTGCAACAATTTGGTActcaaatgaagaagagaattTGTTAACAAGATCACTTTCTGTAGCACTCTCTTCAATCTCAACATGTGCCTTAACTGCAGTGTTTGTTTCCACTGTTATTCATGGCTTTGTGCTTCATGATCTCTTCCCCAATGATATCCCTATTGGCATCACAGAGAAGAGACCAAAGTCCAGTAAAAAGCTCTCATATCTCAAATCAATTATCTCTTCTTTGTGA